Below is a genomic region from Campylobacter geochelonis.
GGTTTACAAAGCCATCTGTGTTGCCACAAACGCTGGTGGGCTCTTACCCCACCGTTTCACCATCGCCGATTTCGCGGCAGTTTACTTTCTGTTGCACTATCCCTTAGGTTTCCCTAGCCATCTGTTAGATGGAACCATGTCTTAGAGCAGCTCGGACTTTCCTCTGTGGCTCCAGCGCCAAAGCGATCGTTTGCTATGCCAGCTGGAACTATAGCTAAATTTAGCTTTTACTTAGCTGTTTTAAAATGGATTTTAAAAACCAAACCTTTGAAATACTTCTATTTTAAAATTAAAATTTTATCAAAATAAATTTAAGTGCTAAATTTATACATTACATATAACTTAAATTTAGTTAATTTTAAGTTATATTCTAAAACGCTATATCTGCTTTGCAAATTTATAAACCAAATAGCGTTTAAACTAGCTCTACTCTTGCTCGAAAATATCGCGATGTAAAATTTCTTCTAAAACCACTGTAGCATACGAGCCTTTATCAAGCGAAAAAGAGAAGCTAAACTGCGCTGTTTCTGGAGTGTATTTAAAGCTAACATCTTTAAGATAGCACCAAGCAAATCTCCTGCTTCCCTCCATTAAATTCTCAAATTCATAGCTGTTTTGATAAATTTCATCTTCAAATTTACGAGCTAAACCAGCACTTTGATACGCTCTTTTTCCAACTATAAGCCCACAACTAGTTATATCCCTTTTTTCAAATCTCTCGCACTCGCTTTTTAAATCCTCGCATAAGAAAAATTTACCAAACGGATAATGCCCCAAAACATCGCCATCAAGTAGTTTAAAAAAGCTTTTTTGGGATTTTAAATTCTTTACTTCATCTTTGCTAAAACCATAAATTTGCGCTATCTCCAACCCCTCAAATTCATTTGAGAATTTACTTATCTCGACTCGCTTGCTAAGCCATCTGTTGAAAAGTTCGCTTTGATAAGCTGAGATTAAGAAATCTCGCATTTTTGGATTTTTAAGCTTTTTTTCGCCTTTTAAAATCTCTAAACCACTTTTTGCGTTATCGCCAAATTTACCAAACCTTTGATATCCAAAATAGTTTGCAAAGCCGATTTCATCGATTTTCTTGATAGCATTTTCTAACTTTAAAGCATCACTTGGCATAACTTTTTTAAGCCTTATAAAAAAATTATTTCCTTTAAGATGTCCGATGCGAATTTTGTTGTTATGATAAGTTGAGTCTAAAATTTTGAGCTTTTCGTGGCTAAAATTTGCTAAATTTGACTCAAATTTACGAGGAAGTGAGATGTATTGAACTGTCATGCCCTCTTTATCTTTTAGCCCAGCATAGCCAAATTCTCGAATCCTACATCCTGAAATTTCACTTAAAATTTTAAGTGCTTCTGGAGTTGTTAAATCCTTTTTTTGTATATGCAAAATCAGATGCTCCCCATCGCCACTAAATTCATACAAAGGGTTTTCTCTTACGACAAAATCGGTCGAGTTTTTGCTAAAATGAGCGTTTATCGGAGTGTGGTTTAGTGCATAAAGAGGTTTAAAAAGTTCTTGTTTTTCCATAAATTTACTTTCCTTGAGATGAAATTTGATATTTTCTTAAGTATTTTATATGAAGTTGGCTTCAAAACTCTTTATAAGATATTTTTGCTATAATCTCAAGATAAATTCACAAAAAAGGGATTTGATGTTAGAAATTTATCTGTTTAGATACGATGTTAAAATAGACATCGCGAGTTACAACAAGCCATATTTTTATAAAGATTACAACTTCAAAAACATAAAAGAGCTTTTTTTAGATATCCAAAAAAACGATCCGTATTTTGAGTTTGGCGATGTTAAATTCCTAAAAGTAAATGATTGTATAATTAGCCTAGATAACGATTTTAACGAGATAGTAGCTAAATTTGGCAAGGTCTTAACCATATCTCCTATCATAGAAAAAAGAGTTGTAAAAGACTTTATCATAAACAAAGATGACTTTATCAAAGCTTTTAAACCGTTTGATAAATTTCAAAGTGAAATGGGGTATTATCTAAGTCTTGAACCGCTTTTTTACTCAAGCAAGGTTATTAACTTCAAAGAAGATTTTATAGGAAATAGCGGCTTTGTTTTCGCAAAGTATCTCATAGAAAAATTTCCAACCAGACAAGATGAAATTTTATCGATTGTAAAAGAGTGGCTTGCGTATTATATAAAACCAAAATTTTTAAATGATCCTTTTAACACCGATGAGTGCGTAAAAGAGCTAAAAGGTTTGCTTGGTATAAAAATCAAACCAAAAGAGAAATTTCAGTATTTTACAGACCTGCTAGAAAATTTTAACAAAAACAGCTATCCAGCCGACTTTAGCAAATTCTATATAGCTGTTTATGATGACGAAGAGGCTGAAATTTTTGTAAAAAATATCTACGCAAAGCTTGTAAATTTTGAGCTTAAAAATCAAAATTGCGGAAGCAAAATTTATAACGTTGATAAAGAGTGTGGCGTAGCTTTAGCAAGTGAAATTCTCTTTGATGCGTTTGATTCGGGAAGTGATTTTTTACTAGTTAATGACAAAGAAGCGTTTGAGATGTTTGACAAGCACTCAAAAGAGATAGAAAGCTATACTAACAGAAGCCTTCATGACTACTACGTGATAAGTGCCGATGAGCTTGTAAAGCTTGCAAAAGGCGAGCATGTCGATACTTTGAAAAGCCACACTTTAAAAGTTAGATTATGAGACTAAAGGATAAAATCGCAATTATAACTGGCGGAAGTAGCGGTATCGGCGCTGAGATTTGCAAACTTTTTGTTTCAAAAGGCGCTAAGGTTGTGGTTGTTTCAAGACATGAAAACAAAGCTTTGATGAATCAACTTGGCGAAAATGCCGTGTTTTTTAGCACTGATGTTAGCGATGAAAAAAGCGTGGAAAAGCTATATAAATTTGTGTTAGATAAATTTGCTAAATTAGACATTTTAGTAAATAATGCTGGGATTACAGGAGAGAATTTACACACCCACGAGCTTGAATTTAGCGAATGGAAACGTGTTTTTGATATAAACGTAAATGGCTCATTTTTGATGAGCAAACAAGCTATTTTGTTGATGATAAAAGAGCGCTCTGGCTCTATTATAAACATAGGCTCAGTTTTAGGAGTCGTTGGGAGCGAAAATTTTGGAGCGTATTGTGCTTCAAAAGCAGCTATTATCGCGATGAGTAAACAAGATGCGATAAACTATGCTAAATACAACATCAGAGTAAATTCCATCTCTCCAGGCACGGTTATGACAGAACTTGTCGCTAGTATGAAAGATAAGATTGGAGATGAGTCGTTTAAAAGTATTTTTGCATCAAACCATCCACTTGGTGGAGTTGGCGAGCCAAAAGATGTCGCTTATGGTGCGCTTTATTTAGCAAGCGATGAGTCTAAATGGGTAACTGGAACAAATTTAGTCATAGATGGCGGATTTTTAGCTAGATAAAATCGCTAAATTTAGTAGCTTTTTTAGCAGCTTCGTTTAAAAATTTTACATCTTCAAAATAAAATCTAAAAAAGAGTTAAAACATCTTTTCTTACTCTTTTTTAGATAAATGCAGTATTTTTTGGGTTATCCCATTATCTCAAATTTTCTAAAAAACTCATTATCATCATCGATTAACTGCCTATCAATCAAGCTTTTTATAACTTCTTTTGTGCAGTTTGTCTCATCTGGCCATCCACGAGTGTAGCCCTCCCACTCAAATTTCACAGTCGCATCAACACAAATTTGCTCTTTATCTATAAAAATATCACGCAAAGCATCGATGTTGTTTGTAACTCTCCAAACGCTCATATAAATGTTGCTAATGGCATTTGTCGTGTCAAAAAAGATGAGAATTTTAAAGTGGTTTCTAAACTCAAGTAATTTTTTAAAACTATCTTTTACGAGGCTTTTTTTATCATAATTTATAAACACAATTGGATTTTTAGTATCAGTAAAATACTGCTTAAGGTCGATTATATCGTTATCTACGCTTTTAAATTTAGCAAGTAGTTCATCATCACTAAGCACATCAACCACATCTTCAACGCTTAAATCCTCACTAGCATCAACTCCTAGCTTCCCGCCAAAACAAGCATTTGGGCTAGCATGATCTAGTTGATCACACACTCCCTCGCTAAAAAACAGACTCTTAGCGCTTATGCGGTTTAGCACATAACGCGTTAAAGCTTCAAAATCTCCCAAATCAGGCGCATTTGCTCCAATAAAAATAGCATGTTTTACAAAACTCATCTGTCCAACACCCCAAAATGCGTGCATCATCTGTTTAGCATGAGCTGGATACCATGCGTTGATTTTAGCTAAAATCAGGTTGTGAAAAACGCCATTTTCAGGCATTTTATAATCAAGCAAATCAGGAGCCGTAGTCTTAAAAAGCGGCAAGAAAATCCGCTCAGTCCCATAACCCATAAATTTATCCTCCAAAGGTGGCTTTCCAACCACAGTAGCATGATAAACTGGGTCATCTTTATGGGTTATAGCACTTACTTTCATCACAGGAAATGGCAAAATCGGCGTATAAAAACCAGTATGATCGCCAAATGGTCCCTCATCTCTTAGCTCATTTGTATCGACAAAACCCTCGATGACAAAGTCTGCATCATGTGGGATATAGATATCATTTGTTAGAGATTTTACTAACTTCGCTGGGCTTTTGCGGATAAATCCATAAAGCAAAAGTTCAAAAATTCCATGCGGAAGTGGCGCTTGTCCACACCAGATATAAAGCGGGTCGCCACCGATTGCAACAGATACTGGCATTTTAAGTCCAGCTTTTTTATACTCATTATAAAAGTTCGCGCCATCTTTGTGGATTTGCCAGTGCATTCCAAGCTCGTTTTTAGAGTAAATTTGAAGTCTATACATACCTAAATTTTGGGTTTCCCCGCTAAGGGATTTGGTATAGACTTGCCCCATCGTGATAAATGCTCCACCATCTTTTTCCCAAGTTTTTAAATTTGGCAAGTCATACAAATCGATTTGTTCGCCAAATTTTTGATTTTTTTGGCACTCGCCTTGCTCTTTTAAACGCTTTGTAAAGACGTTTCTAAGGCTAACAAGATATCTTAAAAAGTCAAATTTCTCTTTAAAAGTTGTTGGTTTTTTTGGCTTTAGTAAATTTTGAATCTCATCTGCGATTTCGTTCGCATCTTTTCCAAGAACTAATTTTAACGCTTCAAAACTTCCAAAAGTATTTGTCAAAATCGGCGGATAGTGCCTGCCATCTTTACTCACAGGCTTAGTGAACAAAAGCGCCTTAGAATCAGGTTTTTTAACCTCGATATAGCTTATATGGGCAATCTCAAGATCTATATCAACTGGCTCATCAATTACCCTTAAAAGCCCAGCAGCTTTAAATTTCTCTATCCACTCTCGCATATTTTTCCTTAGTCTAAATTTAAACTCTAGTTGTAATTAATCTCGTCTGAATTTCCTACAAAAAAGTGCTTATGAAGCTCGTTTATATGTTCAACAGCTCTTTGACCTTTTGCCATATTGTTTTGATAAATACTACTTGATTTTGTAAAACGGTGTGTTACTTGTACTGTCCACGAGCGACACAACCAGCTTACAAATCCAGTATAGTAACTCGCATCTTCTATATCTTGCCACTTTATACCACTACTTCCCTTTGACCACGGAAAAATCCCACTATATAGCCAAACGCCACTCTTATCTGTATAAAGTTTAAAGCTTCTTATGTATAAAACGTTTAAAATCAGCTTAAGAAAAAGCAAAAGTAAAATGACAACTAAGGCAAATTTACACCACTCATTAATCCACATAAAGCCAGTTTTTTCGCTTAGCGATAGAGTAAATTTAGATATATTTTGGCTATTTTGCACCAAATACACAGTTAAAATCACAAGAATTATAAAAAATATAAAGCTTTTAACATAAGCTGTCCATGACTTCCTAAACTCCTCATAAACTGGTGTTTGCATAAATTTTCCTTAGTGTATATTTTCGCCTTGTAAAGCATTTGCCATATCTTCAGCCCTTTTTAAAAGCTCTTTTGCACCTTTTTTGATAAACTCATCAGCTAGCTTAGCTCCAGCAGTTTTATAATCAGCTTTTTTAACAACCCTGCTCTCTTTTATAAACTCACTTCCATCAGGCAAACCAACGATAGCGTTTACAACTGCATTTTCGCCATCAAATTTAGCATTTATTCCGATTGGAACTTGGCAACCACCTTCTAAAACTTTAACAAATTCTCTTTCTATCGTTGTTTCGATAACAGCTTTTTGATTGTTCAAAAAATCAATTTTTTCTAAAATTTCGCCTTTATCAACAGCTTCGATTCCCAAAGCTCCCTGTCCCATCGCCGGTATCATCAAGTCTGTTTCAAAAGGAGCGATAAATTTAACCTCTTTATCAAGCCCGATTCTCTTAATCCCAGCAACCGCTAAGATAATAGCGTCAAACTCTCCTTCTTTTAGCTTTCTAAGGCGCGTGTTTATGTTTCCACGAAGCGAAACGATAGTCAAATCAGGTCTTAAAGCAAGTAGCTGCATTCTTCTTCTTAGACTAGTCGTTCCAACTCTTGCGCCTTGTGGAAGTTCGCTAAATTTAGCAAATTTCTCACTTATCATAGCATCTCGTACATCTTCACGCTCGCTTATAACTGCAAGTTTAAGACCATTTGGAAACTGCATAGGAACATCTTTTAAGCTATGTACGGCGATATCAGACTCGCCTCTTAACATACTCTCTTCAAGCTCTTTTGTAAAAAGACCTTTACCACCTATTTTTGCAAGTGGAGTATCAAGGATAATGTCTCCTTTTGTCTTCATGCTTAAAAGTTCAACTTTTATGCCGTGTTTTTTTTCTATCTCGCTTTGTATAAATTCACTTTGCCACATCGCTAAAGCGCTTCCTCTAGTTGCTATGGTTAATTTTTCCATTATCTTTTTCCTCTTCTATGATTTCTACATCTATGATATCATCGTTGTCGTATCTGGGTTTTTGTGTAAAATTTTGCGTATAATCTTGCGTATTATTATACTCATTTTCCTTAGTTTTAAGTTTTTTGTTTATAAAAAAAGATACAACCAAAACCAAAATTCCAGCTACATCTGAAAAAATACCAGGTAAAACTAATAACAATGCTCCAAAAACGCTCCCAAGATTTCCAAACAAACTACTAGGAGTTAGGATTTTGATTTGGTTTGTAAAATTTGAAAACCCTAACTTAAATATGATAAAAACTCCTAAAATTCCACTAAGTATGACCTCTAAAATAAAATTTAAAAAGCCAAATTTACTTATAAAAAGATAGATAAAAATAGCTTCAAAAAATATATATGGAAGAGTGAAATTTCTCATAGTAGCTTTTCTTTTATCTTTTCTTCTATATCTTTTATGCTTACTTTTTCTTTTATCAAACCATCTCTTGTTATAAGCTCAACTTCACCATCATTTAGGCTTTTGCCAACTAGCACGGCGTATGGAAAACCAAGTAGTTCAAACTCGCTCATCTTTACGCCAAAGCGCTCGTTTCTATCATCAAGAAGAGTTTTTATGCCTAAATTTTGACACTTTTCATAAAGCGTGGTAGCAAATTCAACCTGCGCCTCATCTTTTAAATTTGATATAATTATTTCAAGTTCAAAAGGTGCAGTTTGTCTTGTCCACACACACCCTTTTTCATCGTGGCTACTTTCTATAACAACCGCTACCAAGCGACTTACACCTATACCATAACAACCCATATAAAATGGTTGTGATTTACCATTTATATCTAAAAATGTCGCATTCATTGCCTTTGAATACTTCTGCCCAAGCTGGAAAATATGCCCAACTTCAATACCCTTTGTCTTATGCAAAATTCCATCGCAGTAAGGGCATCTATCGCCTTCTTGAACTGCTATAAGATCTTTAAATCTCTCATCTTTAAAGCTAGTTACATTAAATCCTATCGTGTGGTATCCAGCTTCGTTTGCACCACAAATCATCTGTTTAGCACCTTTTAGTTCATTATCTATAAAAAACAGTGTTTGACTTGGCAAATTTGCAGGCCCACAGTATCCTGCAACCAAACCAGCTTTTAAGATATCGCTCTCATCAGCATCAACTAGCTCAAGCGCGCCACACGCATTTTGCGCTTTAGTCTCTTGAAGCTCATCATCTCCTCGCACGAAAAATACAACAACTTTGCTATCTTTTTCATAAATAGCTTTTTTAATAACTGCTTTTATGGTATAAAATTTATCAACTTTAAAAAAGTTTGCCACTTTTTCTATTGTATCTGCTCCAGGAGTTGCAAATTTACTCATCATATTTGCCTCTGGCGGGGTTGCATTTGTAGTTCTAGGCGCTCTTTTGGCAGCTTCAACATTAGCAGCGTATTTACAACTATCACAAACTAATATATCATCTTCGCCATTATCAGCTAGTACCATAAATTCCTTGCTTCCACTACCACCAATCGCACCACTATCAGCTTCTACTGCACGAAAATTTAGCCCTAAACGAGTAAAAATTTTACTATAGGTATCATGCATAACATTAAATTCGCGTTTCAAATCTTCCTCATTTGCATGAAAGCTATATCCATCTTTCATAACAAACTCGCGTACCCTTAAAAGCCCAAATCTAGGTCTTGCTTCATCGCGAAATTTTGTATTTATCTGATAAAGATGAAGTGGGAGTTGTTTGTAGCTTGTAATGCGGTTTTTTACCATATTTACAACGCTTTCTTCGTTGGTTGGACTTAGGACAAACTCATTGTCTTTTCTATCTTTTATCCTTAAAAGCTCTTTCCCAAAAACATCGTATCTGCCGCTTTCTTTCCATAGTTCAGCAGGAGTTACAAAGCTAAAAAGAACCTCTTGAGCTCCGCTTTTATCCATCTCCTCTTTTATAACTTTATAAATTTTATCATAGACCATTTTTCCAAGTGGCATAAAGCTATAAAGCCCACTACCAAGCTGTTCTACAAAACCTCCACGAAGCAAAAACGCATGGCTTGGAAGCGTTGCATCTTTTGGTGCTTCTTTTGTTGTCGGTACAAAAAGTTTACTAAATCTCATCTATTTTCTCCATCTCTTCAATGCCTAAGCTATACTCTTCAAATTTATCTTTTATATCAAAAATTTGTTGAACTGAGCGTAACATACACTCACCATCTTCGTCATCACCAATGCTTTTTAAATTTATCGTTGGTGTGTGTAAAAATGCCTTAAAAACTTGATGTATAAGCTTTCTTGCCTCATCTTTATCTGATTTTTTCAAATAACCTTTTTTTATAGCTTTTTGTATCTCTATCTCAGCAACTTCTTTTGCCTTGCCTCTTAAAGCCTTTACTATAGGCGTTGTTGCTAGAGTTTTAAGCCATTTAAAAAAATCATTTGTGCTTTTTCCAACGATGCCATAAGCGATTTGCGCTTGCTCTTCGCGAAGTGCTAAATTTATCTTAACTATCTCTTGAAGATCATCCACACTATAAAGCTTTATGCTTTCATTTTCGCTTATATCGATATCTCTTGGCACTGCGATATCAAAAAAGTACCTATCAAAAGGTGTATTTTCAAGCATACTGTTTTTTATGATAACATCTTGTGAAGAGGTCGCCGAAAATATAAGCTGATGGCTATTTATACAACTTTTTAGCTTCTCAAACGGCTCAATTTTAACATCGCCATTTAGCGAGTTTGCAAGATCTTGAGCTCGTTGCTTACTTCTGTTTACTATGATGATTTTTGCGCCATTTGTTATAAGGTGTTTGCAAGCAAGCTCGCTCATATCACCAGCGCCCACAACTACGGCTGTAATGCCATCTAAACTTTTAAAGATATCTTTTGCAGTTGATACTGCCACGCTTGAAACCGATACTGGGTTTTTAGAAATTTCAGTTTTATTTCTTACTTCAGCGGCGCATTTAAAGGCGTATTCAACCGCTCTTTTTATATTTATATCGCAATTTTCATTAGATAGAGCAAATTTAAACGCATCTTTTATCTGACCAACTATCTGAGTCTCTCCAACAACCAAGCTATCAAGCGAGCTTGCCACAGCAAAAAGGTGGTGTATAGCCCCACTTCCATAGTAGATATCAGCTCTTTCTTCAAGCTCATTTAGCGCAACGCCACTTAAAATTGAAATGGCTTTTAAGATATAGCTTGTTGATTTTTCTAAATCATTTACAAAAGCCAAAACCTCAACTCTGTTACAAGTGCTTAGCACCATGCATTCTGAGACATTTTGGTTTGAGCAAATCAGCCTTAGAATTTCTCTTTTTTTATCATCATCGCTAAAAGATAGCTTCTCTCTAATGCCTATATCTGTGTTTTTATGAGTAAAACTTATATTTAGATAATTCACTAAAATTCCCTATCTGTCATGCTTCGTATAACTTCAACCAAGCCTAAATTCTCATACTCTTTTATAGCTTCTATGGCGCTATTTGCTAGATTTTTGACATCTTTTGCGCACTTTTCTATGATTTTATGCTCGCTAAATTTATCTTTTATCCAAAAAATTTGCTCATCGCTTAAATCTTTTTTAAAATAGTTTTTTAAAATAGCTTTTTCTTTTTCATCTAAAATTTCATAAAGGTAGATATAAGGAAGCGTTGTTTTGCCCTCTTTATAGTCATTTAGCGCTGGTTTGCCAAGAGTTTTTGAATCTTGCGTAACATCTAAAATATCATCAACTATCTGAAAAGCAAGACCTAAATTTCTACCATACTCACCGAATTTAAGCTCATCTTCTCCTTGTAAAAACGCAGCACACTGAGCTGTAGCTTCGATTAAAACTGCGGTTTTGTTATAAATCATTTGCATATAAGCGTTTTTATCTTCGTTAAAAGCTTCGCCCATGCTAACATCCATAAGCTCGCCAATGCTTAGTTTAGATACCGCATCGGAAAGTTTACAAGCGATAAAGGGTTCAAATTTAGAAAGTTCAAAATAGCCTTTTGAATAAAGAATATCGCCTAACATAATGGCGTTTTTAGAGCCAAAAGTAGCATTTATAGATGGTTTTCCACGCCTTACATCGCTTTCATCTATGACATCATCATGAAGCAAGCTAGCAGCGTGAATAAGCTCGATAATAGCGCAAAGCTTAAGGCTTTTTTCGTTTATATCTGTTATCTTTAGTAGAAGTTTTGAGCGAAGTTTTTTACCTGAATTTATCTTAGAAAACATTAAATTTATAGGTTCATATCCAAGTTCGGATATGAAATTTAACATAATCTTATCTATCTGTTCTAAATAGTCCATAAAACCCCTATTCGTTGTTTGAAAGTATATTGCCCACATGATGGATAAAGGCGTCATTTAGCCCATCTTCTATCCTGTCTGGGTTTTGTAATATATAGTTTTGAACTTGAGCTTGACTTATACCATTTTCTTCGCAAAGCTCGCTTAAAGCTATGATTTTTATAAGCAAATTTTCTATCTCATTTTCAACTAAATTTCTATTTGCATTAAATATAATGTCAAAAAATTTCTCCCTTGGAGTTCCTTCAAAAATATCCAAATTTAGCACCTTGTTAGTAATATCGCAATAAAGTCTGATGATTATATCAAAAGAAATATTTAATTATCATAAAAAAGGTTTGTTATAAGCTCATAAGCTTCCTTGGTGCTTGATGCGCTTAAAAAACTAGTTGATGCTTCGGCAAACCCCCACGTAACTTGCAAATACGGTATATTTGCATTAGTTGCTGCCTTTTCATCTTTTATGCTATCGCCAACAAAACAAGCGTATTTAACTGGTCTTATTTTGCTAGCTTCTTTTAAAACGTTAAAAAGCATCGTTGGATCTGGTTTTTGAGGCGTGTTTTTATCTGCTCCTACAACGCTATCAAACAGCTCTAAAACCTTATTTTTCTCCAAAATAGCTTTTAAAGATACTGTTGGCGCGTTACTAGCAAGTGCGATAAAATAGCCATTTTGATGAAGTTTTTCTAAAAGTTCTTTAACTCCATCATAAAGTCTTGCATAAAGAGCGTAGTTTTTGATAAATTCCTTTTCAAATTCCATTTTCAACTCAGGTGCCACATTAGTGAGTCCATAGAACTCAACAGCGTAATTTTTCGACGGATCGTTTATCGTTTTAACAATAAATTCACTACTTAAATCAGGCGTTAAACCAAGCTTTTTTCTAGTTGTATTTATCGTTATTTCTATCGCCTTAGCGCTATTTATAAGCGTTCCATCCATATCAAAAATAACAACTCTCATGCTTTTTCCTTAAATTTATGATTTTAAAATGATAGTTAAAAAAGCTTAATAACGTATCTACTTGCTTTTAAATTTAACAAATTTTAAAAGTTGGAAAATTTAGAAATGTTTTTTTGCGACCTAAATAAATTTATAAAAATATTACAAAAATAGCAAATTTTATCTATTTTTCAATGCAAGACATCGTTTAAGCAAATTTAGTCAAAAATAATAAAAAAGTTTATGTTCAGTCCATTTTATGGATATTTAAGAGTTATAAGGAAAAGTGATAAAATTTTGATTTAAAATCTAAAAGATGAAGTTTGGTGACCCCTACGAGACTCGAACTCGTGTTGCCGACGTGAGAGGCCGGCGTCCTAACCGCTAGACGAAGGGGCCAAAATTATAATGCGATGTAAAATCTACAAAATAAAATCGAAATGTGAGTATATAATAAAGTCGCTTAAATATTTTTGAATTTTTAAATTATTTAGTATTTTTCTATAAATCGCACTTCTTAAACGGTTGTATCAACTAACAAAGCTATGATTACTTCTCGAATTTATAAAAATTTATTATAAAAAAAGGTTGTGCAAACACTATCTAGCTTCATAAACTTAGCTTGAAACCGCGCTTAATGTATCTGGCATAAAACCACAGTATATAAAAAACAAGTTAAATGATACTAAATTTGCAAATTTACACCACAAGATACAACTTTACGCTTTTCTCTCGCATCTAAGTCGCGTAGGAATCTATATAAAAATAAAAATTGAAAACATAGTTTCACTTAAAATTATGGTTGGCTTTTACTAAATTTGACTTTATAAAATCACTTGCTAGCGCTACTTTGGCATATTTAAATGGCGCTTTGGATAGGTTGCATACTTTTTATATTTTAGTTTTGGACGTTTTAGTTTGTTTTGTTTTTATCTTTAATTTATATTTAGCATACTTTTAATAGATAATCGCAAGGTTTGAGTTGCACTATTTTTTATTTTATAATCTAACCATATATTTGTTTGTAGGTCATATTTTATACTTCTTTCATTTTTTTAATAAAAAATATGTGTGCCTAGTATTAATCATAATGGCTTGGTATCAAAATTCATTAAAAATATGCAGAAATTTAACAAGCAAATTTGCTAAATTCACAAATACACCACATATCGCTTATTAACAAATTTGCTTAAATAAATATAAGTAAAATAATGATATAGCTACGATTCTAGCGAACTTCAATGATATTAAGAAATTGTGATTTTTAAGTGGTTTTTTGTTATTAATTTTAGTGCAAATGGTGTCCCATGTAGGATTCGAACCTACGGCCACATCATTAAGAGTGATATGCTCTACCAGCTGAGCTAATGAGACACCGTTAAAAAAATAATTCTATAACTAAAAGCTTTAAATACGGCTTAAATTTAACCAAATTTAGATAAAAACGTAAATTTCAATACTCATCCGCAAAGCCAATTTTCTTATGCTTATCTTTCTTATAGCTTTTGTTATTTCTAAGTTTATCAAGTAAATTTGCCTCTTTTATAAGCTCATCTTGCTCTTTTAGGTTTGTTATAGAATTTACAAATTCCTCCAAACCCTTTGTATACGGCTGATCAAGATAAACCGGTTCTGCTCTTTTTAAAATTTCAAGATTTTTACTAA
It encodes:
- the hemC gene encoding hydroxymethylbilane synthase — translated: MEKLTIATRGSALAMWQSEFIQSEIEKKHGIKVELLSMKTKGDIILDTPLAKIGGKGLFTKELEESMLRGESDIAVHSLKDVPMQFPNGLKLAVISEREDVRDAMISEKFAKFSELPQGARVGTTSLRRRMQLLALRPDLTIVSLRGNINTRLRKLKEGEFDAIILAVAGIKRIGLDKEVKFIAPFETDLMIPAMGQGALGIEAVDKGEILEKIDFLNNQKAVIETTIEREFVKVLEGGCQVPIGINAKFDGENAVVNAIVGLPDGSEFIKESRVVKKADYKTAGAKLADEFIKKGAKELLKRAEDMANALQGENIH
- the truD gene encoding tRNA pseudouridine(13) synthase TruD, with amino-acid sequence MEKQELFKPLYALNHTPINAHFSKNSTDFVVRENPLYEFSGDGEHLILHIQKKDLTTPEALKILSEISGCRIREFGYAGLKDKEGMTVQYISLPRKFESNLANFSHEKLKILDSTYHNNKIRIGHLKGNNFFIRLKKVMPSDALKLENAIKKIDEIGFANYFGYQRFGKFGDNAKSGLEILKGEKKLKNPKMRDFLISAYQSELFNRWLSKRVEISKFSNEFEGLEIAQIYGFSKDEVKNLKSQKSFFKLLDGDVLGHYPFGKFFLCEDLKSECERFEKRDITSCGLIVGKRAYQSAGLARKFEDEIYQNSYEFENLMEGSRRFAWCYLKDVSFKYTPETAQFSFSFSLDKGSYATVVLEEILHRDIFEQE
- a CDS encoding SDR family NAD(P)-dependent oxidoreductase, with protein sequence MRLKDKIAIITGGSSGIGAEICKLFVSKGAKVVVVSRHENKALMNQLGENAVFFSTDVSDEKSVEKLYKFVLDKFAKLDILVNNAGITGENLHTHELEFSEWKRVFDINVNGSFLMSKQAILLMIKERSGSIINIGSVLGVVGSENFGAYCASKAAIIAMSKQDAINYAKYNIRVNSISPGTVMTELVASMKDKIGDESFKSIFASNHPLGGVGEPKDVAYGALYLASDESKWVTGTNLVIDGGFLAR
- a CDS encoding menaquinone biosynthesis decarboxylase, with the translated sequence MREWIEKFKAAGLLRVIDEPVDIDLEIAHISYIEVKKPDSKALLFTKPVSKDGRHYPPILTNTFGSFEALKLVLGKDANEIADEIQNLLKPKKPTTFKEKFDFLRYLVSLRNVFTKRLKEQGECQKNQKFGEQIDLYDLPNLKTWEKDGGAFITMGQVYTKSLSGETQNLGMYRLQIYSKNELGMHWQIHKDGANFYNEYKKAGLKMPVSVAIGGDPLYIWCGQAPLPHGIFELLLYGFIRKSPAKLVKSLTNDIYIPHDADFVIEGFVDTNELRDEGPFGDHTGFYTPILPFPVMKVSAITHKDDPVYHATVVGKPPLEDKFMGYGTERIFLPLFKTTAPDLLDYKMPENGVFHNLILAKINAWYPAHAKQMMHAFWGVGQMSFVKHAIFIGANAPDLGDFEALTRYVLNRISAKSLFFSEGVCDQLDHASPNACFGGKLGVDASEDLSVEDVVDVLSDDELLAKFKSVDNDIIDLKQYFTDTKNPIVFINYDKKSLVKDSFKKLLEFRNHFKILIFFDTTNAISNIYMSVWRVTNNIDALRDIFIDKEQICVDATVKFEWEGYTRGWPDETNCTKEVIKSLIDRQLIDDDNEFFRKFEIMG
- a CDS encoding HdrB C-terminal domain-containing protein; the encoded protein is MKLASKLFIRYFCYNLKINSQKRDLMLEIYLFRYDVKIDIASYNKPYFYKDYNFKNIKELFLDIQKNDPYFEFGDVKFLKVNDCIISLDNDFNEIVAKFGKVLTISPIIEKRVVKDFIINKDDFIKAFKPFDKFQSEMGYYLSLEPLFYSSKVINFKEDFIGNSGFVFAKYLIEKFPTRQDEILSIVKEWLAYYIKPKFLNDPFNTDECVKELKGLLGIKIKPKEKFQYFTDLLENFNKNSYPADFSKFYIAVYDDEEAEIFVKNIYAKLVNFELKNQNCGSKIYNVDKECGVALASEILFDAFDSGSDFLLVNDKEAFEMFDKHSKEIESYTNRSLHDYYVISADELVKLAKGEHVDTLKSHTLKVRL